The Microcella sp. genome includes the window CGGTACTGATGTCGCCATCGCTTCGGCCGGGGTGATCTTGGCAAGCTCTGACCCGCGATCGGTGCTGTCGGTGATTCAGCTCTCGAAGGCTTCCTATCGAAAAATGAAGCAGAACTTGTGGTGGGCGGCGGGCTACAACCTCCTCTCGGTGCCGCTTGCTGCTGGTGTGCTAGCGCCAATCGGGTTCGTGCTACCCATGTCCATCGGGGCTGTCCTGATGTCGGTTTCCACCATCGTGGTCGCATTGAACGCGCAGTGGCTGCGACGCCTTGACCTGAAACCCGAGGCGAGCGTGAAGGCCATCCTGGGTTCGGTATCCCCGCCGAAGAGGGAGGTTGCGCATGTCAGCTGATCAGGCCACCCACGGCTACCTTGCCGATAAAGACAAGTATCTTGTTCGACTCAAGCGCATCGAGGGCCAGGCGCGTGGAATTCACCGGATGGTGGATGAAGAGCAGTACTGCATCGACATCTTGACTCAGATCTCGGCCCTCACAAGCGCGCTACAGGGCGTGGCCGTGGGGCTACTGGATGAACACTTGAAGCACTGTGTCAGCGATGCCGTTCGATCTGGCGGTGACGTTGCCGAAGCCAAGCTTGAGGAGGCAGCCCAAGCAATCGCGCGTCTGGTGCGCTCCTAGAACGAGGTGAGGCGTTGCAGTGGTTCAGCCATTGCGACGCCTCGACTTGTTTTCAAGTCGAGTACTAATACCCACGAAAGTGGAAGGAGGATGACAGTGAAAAAACGTATAGCAATCATTTCCGGGATCGTTGCGATTCTTGGAATAAGTGTCGCAGGAGCGCTCACTTGGATGAACCGAGCCGAACCATTCAACGATCGAGACGTAGCCTTCGCCTCGAACATGGTTCCCCACCATGTGGGGGCCCTGGAGATGGCAGAAGTCATTCTGGCCAAGGAGGGAATCCCCGCTGAGGTTCGAGAGCTCGCAGCCCGGATTGAAGCAACCCAGCAGCCCGAGATCAATCAGATGAATGCATGGCTCAAGGAATGGGATGCGCCATCTATGACGGGAGGCCATGGCGGTCACGCCATGATGATGAGCGGCATGATGAGCGAAACAGACATGATGGCCCTGGAGGACGCACAGGGTGTTGAGGCTGCCCGGCTGTTCCTGGAAGGAATGATCGTGCACCACAACGGCGCAGTAGAGATGGCCCAGGTCGAAGTTGAGGGGGGCAAGTACCCCGAAGCCGTCGCGCTCGCTCGAGCCATCATTGAGCAGCAGACCATCGAGATCGCCGAGATGGAGCGTCTCCGTGCAAACCTCTAGTGCACAGCTCGCGCTTGCTG containing:
- a CDS encoding metal-sensitive transcriptional regulator; translated protein: MSADQATHGYLADKDKYLVRLKRIEGQARGIHRMVDEEQYCIDILTQISALTSALQGVAVGLLDEHLKHCVSDAVRSGGDVAEAKLEEAAQAIARLVRS
- a CDS encoding DUF305 domain-containing protein; protein product: MTVKKRIAIISGIVAILGISVAGALTWMNRAEPFNDRDVAFASNMVPHHVGALEMAEVILAKEGIPAEVRELAARIEATQQPEINQMNAWLKEWDAPSMTGGHGGHAMMMSGMMSETDMMALEDAQGVEAARLFLEGMIVHHNGAVEMAQVEVEGGKYPEAVALARAIIEQQTIEIAEMERLRANL